From the Bacillus tuaregi genome, one window contains:
- the pruA gene encoding L-glutamate gamma-semialdehyde dehydrogenase — protein sequence MVTAYKHEPLTDFTVEENKRAFMGALKKVNRQLGKEYPLLINGQRITSGEVIASYNPARKTELIGTVSAANKELAEQAMQAALSAFSFWKNWSPEARAHVLLKAAAIIRRRKHEFSAYLVKEAGKPWKEADADTAEAIDFLEYYARQMLCLEGGAPVNSREGENNQYGYIPLGVGVVISPFNFPLAIMAGTTVAAIVTGNTVLLKPSNNTPVVAAKFVEVMEEAGLPKGVLNFIPGSGAEIGDYLVDHPKTRFVSFTGSREVGCRIYERAAKVHPGQIWLKRVIAEMGGKDTVVVDEDANLDLAAASIVYSGFGFSGQKCSAGSRAVVHEKIYEQVLERAVKLTKSLTVGSPEEAETYMGPVIDQAAYNKIMSYIEIGKEEGRLVAGGEGNPERGFFIQPTIIADVKEKARIMQEEIFGPVIAFCKAGSVDQLLEIANNTDYGLTGAFISKNRDHIERAKREFHVGNLYINRTCTGAIVGYQPFGGFQMSGTDSKAGGPDYLLLHMQAQTVSETY from the coding sequence ATGGTAACAGCTTATAAGCATGAACCATTGACAGACTTTACTGTTGAAGAGAATAAACGGGCGTTCATGGGTGCATTAAAAAAAGTAAATCGACAATTAGGAAAGGAATATCCATTACTCATTAACGGTCAGAGAATCACGAGCGGAGAGGTGATTGCCAGCTATAATCCTGCAAGAAAAACGGAATTAATCGGAACGGTATCAGCCGCAAATAAAGAGCTAGCAGAGCAGGCAATGCAGGCGGCACTATCAGCCTTTTCCTTCTGGAAAAATTGGTCTCCAGAGGCAAGAGCGCATGTTTTACTGAAGGCAGCGGCGATTATAAGAAGGCGGAAACATGAATTCTCGGCGTATTTAGTCAAGGAAGCCGGAAAGCCCTGGAAGGAAGCGGATGCGGATACAGCAGAGGCGATTGATTTCCTTGAATATTATGCACGGCAAATGCTTTGTCTTGAAGGTGGTGCACCGGTTAACAGCAGGGAGGGAGAGAACAATCAGTATGGCTATATCCCGCTTGGGGTTGGAGTGGTTATTTCCCCGTTCAATTTCCCACTCGCCATTATGGCTGGAACAACGGTGGCAGCGATTGTAACGGGAAATACCGTTCTATTAAAGCCGTCCAATAATACACCGGTTGTGGCGGCAAAGTTTGTAGAGGTGATGGAGGAAGCGGGTCTTCCAAAGGGTGTCCTTAATTTTATTCCAGGAAGCGGTGCTGAAATTGGGGACTACTTAGTTGACCATCCGAAAACACGGTTTGTGTCCTTTACAGGGTCACGTGAAGTAGGGTGTCGGATTTATGAGCGTGCAGCAAAGGTGCATCCAGGCCAGATATGGTTAAAGCGCGTGATTGCTGAAATGGGTGGAAAGGATACAGTTGTGGTGGATGAGGATGCAAATCTTGATTTAGCGGCAGCTTCGATTGTCTACTCAGGCTTTGGCTTCTCAGGTCAAAAATGCTCGGCAGGGTCGAGAGCCGTGGTTCATGAGAAAATTTATGAGCAGGTGTTAGAAAGGGCAGTTAAGCTAACGAAATCATTGACGGTTGGGAGCCCGGAGGAAGCCGAAACCTATATGGGTCCTGTCATTGATCAAGCTGCCTATAATAAAATAATGTCCTATATTGAAATTGGTAAGGAAGAAGGCAGACTTGTTGCAGGGGGTGAAGGTAATCCGGAAAGGGGGTTCTTTATCCAACCGACAATCATTGCCGATGTCAAGGAGAAAGCTCGTATTATGCAGGAGGAAATCTTTGGTCCTGTGATTGCTTTTTGTAAGGCTGGTAGTGTAGATCAGCTTCTAGAGATTGCTAATAATACAGATTATGGTCTAACCGGGGCCTTTATTTCAAAAAATCGTGACCATATCGAACGGGCAAAAAGAGAATTTCATGTTGGGAATTTATATATTAATCGTACCTGTACGGGTGCGATTGTCGGCTATCAGCCTTTTGGCGGCTTTCAAATGTCTGGAACCGATTCAAAAGCAGGTGGTCCTGATTATCTTCTTCTCCATATGCAGGCGCAAACTGTTTCGGAAACATACTAA
- a CDS encoding proline dehydrogenase family protein, whose translation MLSALSKGFFLYLSKNKMLNRAAKKWGLKLGASQVVAGNSIEMMVGKVRELNERGLLCTLDHLGEFVNSKEEAESATAAAIQTLEAIAKEGLNSHLSVKMTQLGVDIDREFCVQNMRRILETARKYGNFVRIDMEDYSHYKVTLEILQHLRESYPNVGTVIQAYLRCAEEDMRQLQGVPLRLVKGAYKESPKVAFQSKKEIDENFIKLIKLHLLSGSYTAVATHDHQIIAQVISFVEEQSISRNQFEFQMLYGFRTEMQQNLANEGYKMRIYVPYGNDWFAYYMRRLAERPQNVSFALKGLLLK comes from the coding sequence ATGTTATCAGCCTTATCAAAGGGATTTTTCCTTTATTTATCAAAAAATAAAATGTTGAACAGAGCGGCGAAAAAATGGGGATTAAAGCTCGGTGCGTCGCAGGTTGTTGCGGGAAATTCGATTGAAATGATGGTAGGGAAAGTACGGGAATTAAATGAGAGAGGCTTGCTGTGTACACTTGATCATTTAGGTGAATTTGTAAACAGCAAGGAGGAGGCCGAGTCGGCAACAGCGGCCGCTATTCAGACATTAGAGGCTATCGCGAAGGAGGGATTAAATAGCCATTTATCCGTTAAAATGACTCAGCTAGGTGTCGATATCGACCGAGAATTCTGTGTTCAAAATATGAGAAGGATTTTAGAAACGGCGAGAAAATATGGGAACTTTGTCAGAATTGACATGGAGGATTATTCACATTACAAAGTAACCTTAGAAATTTTACAACACCTAAGAGAAAGCTATCCAAATGTCGGGACGGTCATTCAAGCCTATTTACGATGTGCGGAGGAGGATATGAGGCAGCTTCAGGGGGTACCATTGCGGTTAGTAAAAGGAGCCTATAAAGAGTCTCCAAAAGTTGCTTTCCAAAGTAAAAAGGAAATTGATGAAAATTTTATCAAGCTGATTAAGCTTCATTTGCTTAGTGGAAGCTATACTGCGGTGGCGACCCATGATCATCAAATCATTGCTCAGGTTATCTCATTTGTTGAGGAGCAAAGCATTTCGAGGAATCAGTTTGAATTTCAAATGCTCTATGGCTTCAGGACAGAAATGCAGCAGAATCTTGCAAACGAGGGCTATAAAATGAGGATTTATGTACCCTATGGCAATGATTGGTTTGCCTATTATATGCGGAGACTAGCCGAAAGGCCGCAGAATGTATCCTTTGCATTAAAGGGATTGCTGTTAAAATAG
- a CDS encoding shikimate kinase: protein MRERELPLHEKSIVFVGFMGVGKTTIGKLVAEKLNRDFIDVDEVIEKEFGMTPREIFEAYGEKTFREREKALSISLSKQPSQVISLGGGAFLNEEIRQACLENSHVIFLDLSWEAWKERLSLILDSRPVLQNKSLEEIEELFYSRQKAYSLSHIKVSTDHLNEEEAANHIMESLKLS from the coding sequence ATGAGAGAGCGTGAATTACCGCTACATGAAAAAAGCATTGTTTTTGTTGGGTTCATGGGGGTTGGAAAAACAACGATAGGCAAGCTGGTTGCAGAAAAGTTAAATCGTGATTTTATTGATGTCGATGAAGTGATTGAAAAGGAGTTTGGCATGACTCCGAGAGAGATATTCGAAGCCTATGGAGAGAAGACCTTTCGTGAGCGGGAGAAAGCTTTGTCCATATCCTTGAGCAAACAGCCCTCTCAGGTTATTTCATTAGGCGGTGGTGCCTTCCTAAATGAAGAAATAAGACAAGCCTGTTTGGAGAATAGCCATGTTATTTTCCTTGATTTATCGTGGGAAGCCTGGAAGGAGCGGCTCAGCCTGATCCTCGACAGCCGGCCTGTTTTGCAAAATAAAAGCCTGGAGGAAATCGAAGAATTATTTTACAGCAGGCAAAAGGCTTATTCTCTAAGTCACATTAAGGTGAGTACGGATCACTTAAATGAAGAGGAAGCTGCTAATCATATTATGGAATCCTTAAAGCTGTCATGA